The Aureimonas mangrovi genome includes a region encoding these proteins:
- the bcsN gene encoding cellulose biosynthesis protein BcsN — translation MNTALSSLLAACVFLSGCMTGAQPISTSRTRTVMLEDTYIAPPVGGPQILEVTERRYPNATEQTILLGNRSRVPGSNFIEVRFFGPVGNSGTGRTPLPNRPLSNTNLIAEMREVLPSVPMRQSALYVQNRYGPFGYAAGRAAGGDTCVYAWQRIAGVDHSTLLMRDKGTIEIRFRLCDSEVDEERLLYTMYGFTIRAFFSDLLWNPYGAPNAVDEQLGSTGAPVMPTGARGFENTAPVAAPVRRAAPARAPAAPEPAPTEAPPLPAPVGPLVPPPPLAAAVVDSPAAATIEVPSPPACEGTQTC, via the coding sequence ATGAACACCGCACTGTCGTCCCTGCTGGCGGCCTGCGTCTTCTTGTCGGGATGCATGACGGGCGCGCAGCCCATCTCGACCTCCCGCACGCGCACCGTCATGCTGGAGGACACCTACATCGCCCCGCCCGTTGGCGGGCCGCAGATCCTGGAGGTGACCGAGCGGCGCTACCCCAACGCCACGGAGCAGACGATCCTTCTCGGCAACCGCTCCCGGGTTCCAGGCAGCAACTTCATCGAAGTGCGCTTCTTCGGGCCGGTGGGTAACAGCGGAACGGGGCGCACGCCGCTCCCCAACCGCCCGCTGTCCAACACGAACCTGATCGCGGAAATGCGCGAGGTTCTGCCGAGCGTGCCGATGCGCCAGAGTGCGCTCTACGTGCAGAACCGCTACGGGCCCTTCGGCTATGCCGCCGGGCGTGCCGCCGGGGGTGATACCTGCGTCTACGCCTGGCAGCGGATCGCCGGTGTCGACCACTCGACCTTGCTGATGCGCGACAAGGGGACGATCGAAATCCGCTTCCGCCTGTGCGACAGCGAAGTCGACGAGGAGCGGCTTCTCTACACGATGTACGGCTTCACCATCCGGGCGTTCTTCAGCGATCTTCTCTGGAACCCGTATGGCGCGCCCAACGCGGTGGACGAGCAGCTGGGAAGCACCGGCGCGCCCGTTATGCCGACAGGGGCGCGCGGCTTCGAGAACACCGCGCCGGTGGCCGCACCCGTGCGCCGGGCCGCGCCCGCCCGCGCCCCCGCAGCGCCGGAGCCGGCACCCACCGAAGCACCGCCCTTGCCGGCGCCGGTCGGACCGCTGGTTCCCCCACCGCCGCTCGCCGCCGCCGTCGTCGATAGCCCCGCAGCTGCTACGATCGAGGTTCCGAGCCCGCCCGCCTGCGAGGGAACGCAGACATGCTGA
- the bcsA gene encoding UDP-forming cellulose synthase catalytic subunit — MLRALAFLGWASAAIVALFVITLPISVQSQLIAVTLVLSVMVVLKVFNLGGTWRLIALALGTAVVLRYVYWRTTGTLPPVSQLHNFIPGFLLYLAEMYSVFMLGLSLFVVADPLPPRPSRGNERTDLFPSVDVFVPTYNEEPALLANTIAAALAMDYPSDRLKVWLLDDGGTMQKRNSEHAGEAQAAERRRRDLMALCEELGATYLTRERNEHAKAGNLNNGLLHSTGDLVAVFDADHAPARDFLLETVGYFHEDPRLFLVQTPHFFLNPDPLERNLQTFERMPSENEMFYGVIQRGLDKWNAAFFCGSAAVLRRTALNEANGFSGLSITEDCETALELHSRGWNSIYVDRPLIAGLQPATFASFIGQRSRWAQGMMQILRFRFPLLKGGLSLPQRLCYMSSTLFWLFPFPRVVFLIAPLFYLFFDLQIFTASGGEFLAYTLTYMAVNLMMQNYMYGYYRWPWISELYEYVQTVHLLPAVVSVMLNPRKPTFKVTAKDESILQSRLSEISLPFFLIFAVLLVGVGVTAYRVYAEPYRADLTLMVGLWNFMNLLLAGCALGVVSERGTPSQFRRVKVARRGELRIGDASLPATIEDVSVGGARVRVFGKLPSATGKGMLCELRFRPHASTAMGMLPVYLRNIREESDGATLGLNFATPSIQDNRLVADLVFADSAQWSAFQQRRRRNPGVLGGTVWFVYLCVFQTYRGFYYLAKGSTKRSRPIVPSPFGEATGGQS, encoded by the coding sequence ATGCTGAGGGCTCTCGCCTTTCTGGGCTGGGCCAGTGCGGCCATCGTCGCGCTCTTCGTGATCACGCTGCCGATCAGCGTGCAGTCCCAGCTCATCGCCGTGACGCTGGTCCTGTCGGTCATGGTGGTGCTGAAGGTCTTCAACCTCGGCGGCACGTGGCGGCTCATCGCTCTGGCGCTCGGAACCGCCGTGGTGCTGCGCTACGTCTACTGGCGCACCACCGGCACGCTGCCGCCCGTCAGCCAGCTGCACAACTTCATTCCCGGCTTCCTCCTGTATCTCGCCGAAATGTACTCGGTGTTCATGCTGGGGCTCAGCCTCTTCGTCGTCGCCGATCCCCTGCCGCCGCGCCCCTCGCGTGGTAACGAGCGCACCGACCTCTTCCCGTCGGTCGACGTGTTCGTGCCGACCTACAACGAGGAACCGGCGCTTCTCGCCAACACCATCGCGGCCGCGCTGGCCATGGACTACCCGTCCGACCGCCTGAAGGTGTGGCTGCTGGACGACGGCGGCACGATGCAGAAGCGCAATTCGGAACATGCCGGCGAGGCGCAGGCCGCCGAGCGGCGCCGGCGCGACCTGATGGCGCTGTGCGAGGAACTGGGCGCGACCTACCTGACGCGCGAGCGCAACGAACACGCCAAGGCCGGCAATCTCAACAACGGACTCCTGCACTCCACCGGCGATCTCGTCGCGGTGTTCGACGCAGACCACGCGCCGGCGCGCGACTTCCTGCTCGAGACGGTGGGGTATTTCCACGAGGATCCGCGGCTCTTCCTGGTACAGACGCCGCATTTCTTCCTCAACCCCGATCCGCTGGAGCGCAACCTCCAGACCTTTGAGCGCATGCCCTCCGAGAACGAGATGTTCTACGGCGTCATCCAGCGCGGGCTCGACAAGTGGAATGCGGCCTTCTTCTGCGGGTCGGCTGCCGTCCTGCGCCGCACGGCGCTGAACGAGGCGAACGGATTCTCCGGTCTTTCGATCACCGAGGACTGCGAGACCGCGCTGGAGCTGCATTCGCGCGGGTGGAACTCGATTTATGTGGATCGTCCGCTGATCGCCGGGCTGCAGCCTGCGACCTTCGCGTCCTTCATCGGCCAGCGTTCGCGCTGGGCGCAGGGCATGATGCAGATCCTGCGCTTCCGGTTCCCGCTGCTTAAGGGCGGGCTCTCGCTGCCGCAGCGGCTCTGCTACATGTCCTCGACGCTGTTCTGGCTTTTTCCGTTTCCGCGCGTGGTCTTTCTGATCGCGCCGCTTTTCTACCTCTTCTTCGACCTGCAGATCTTCACCGCCTCAGGCGGCGAGTTCCTGGCCTATACGCTCACCTACATGGCTGTGAACCTGATGATGCAGAACTACATGTACGGCTACTATCGTTGGCCGTGGATCTCGGAACTCTACGAATACGTGCAGACAGTGCATCTGCTGCCGGCGGTGGTTTCGGTGATGCTCAACCCGCGCAAGCCGACCTTTAAGGTGACGGCCAAGGACGAGTCGATCCTACAGTCGCGCCTATCCGAAATCAGCCTGCCGTTCTTCCTGATTTTCGCCGTTCTTCTGGTGGGTGTCGGCGTCACCGCGTATCGGGTCTACGCCGAACCGTATCGCGCCGATCTGACGCTGATGGTCGGGCTGTGGAACTTCATGAACCTGCTTCTGGCCGGCTGCGCGCTGGGCGTCGTCTCCGAGCGCGGCACGCCGAGCCAGTTCCGCCGGGTGAAGGTGGCACGGCGCGGCGAACTCCGGATCGGCGATGCTAGCCTGCCCGCCACCATCGAGGACGTTTCGGTGGGCGGCGCACGCGTGCGCGTCTTCGGCAAGTTGCCGTCGGCCACCGGGAAGGGCATGCTGTGCGAGCTTCGTTTCCGCCCGCACGCCTCGACCGCCATGGGCATGCTGCCGGTTTACTTGCGCAACATCCGCGAGGAGAGCGACGGGGCGACGCTGGGCCTCAACTTCGCGACGCCCAGCATTCAGGACAATCGTCTGGTGGCCGATCTCGTCTTCGCCGATTCCGCGCAGTGGAGCGCATTCCAGCAGAGGCGTCGGCGCAATCCGGGCGTTCTGGGCGGCACCGTCTGGTTCGTCTACCTCTGCGTCTTCCAGACGTATCGCGGTTTCTACTATCTGGCGAAGGGCTCGACCAAGCGCTCGCGACCGATCGTGCCCTCGCCCTTCGGCGAAGCGACGGGAGGCCAATCGTGA
- a CDS encoding glycosyl hydrolase family 8, with product MRSRFVACLLAACIVMISAPRPAVASIEADDWAAYKARFLTDAGRIVDDGNNGISHSEGQGYGLWLAYLAGDRAGFDQIWSFTRTELMLRDDGLAMWKWDPAADPHVTDPNNATDGDILIAYALAQAGEAWQRDDLSEAARAIAQALTSTLIERGGRRLILPGKAGYGVEDRPDGPVVNLSYWIFEAFDRLAALEPEAGWDRVSQDGVDLLDQSLFSDRQLPPDWLSVRSRPRPAEGLPSEFGYNALRIPLYLIRAGNRDEALLRTLRDGMSDADGNLVLASPPGGVVNETLSDPGYRILPALIDCVLDETPVPKALRSFEPTLYYPSTLHLLSLSFLAENRPECMP from the coding sequence ATGAGGAGCCGCTTTGTTGCCTGCCTGCTGGCCGCCTGCATTGTCATGATCAGTGCCCCCCGGCCCGCCGTGGCGTCGATCGAGGCGGACGACTGGGCGGCCTACAAGGCGCGCTTCCTCACGGATGCAGGCCGGATCGTCGACGACGGCAACAATGGCATCAGTCACAGCGAAGGGCAGGGCTACGGGCTCTGGCTCGCCTATCTGGCGGGGGACCGTGCCGGCTTCGATCAGATCTGGAGCTTCACGCGTACCGAACTGATGCTGCGCGACGACGGTCTGGCGATGTGGAAATGGGATCCAGCCGCCGATCCGCACGTCACTGACCCCAACAACGCCACCGACGGCGACATCCTTATCGCCTACGCTCTGGCGCAGGCCGGTGAGGCCTGGCAGCGCGACGATCTGAGCGAGGCGGCGCGAGCCATCGCGCAGGCTCTCACCTCGACGCTCATCGAAAGGGGCGGACGGCGCCTCATCCTGCCTGGCAAGGCCGGATACGGTGTTGAGGACCGGCCCGATGGGCCGGTGGTCAACCTCTCCTACTGGATCTTCGAGGCATTCGACCGGCTGGCAGCTCTCGAGCCGGAGGCCGGCTGGGACCGGGTGTCGCAGGATGGGGTGGATCTTCTCGATCAATCGCTGTTCTCGGACCGCCAGCTGCCGCCGGACTGGCTGTCCGTGCGCAGCCGGCCCCGTCCCGCGGAGGGCCTTCCATCCGAATTTGGTTACAACGCCCTTCGCATCCCCCTCTATCTGATCCGCGCGGGCAACCGGGACGAGGCGCTGCTGCGCACCCTGCGCGACGGCATGAGTGATGCCGACGGCAATCTCGTTCTGGCGAGCCCGCCCGGCGGGGTGGTGAACGAAACGCTGAGCGACCCGGGCTACCGCATCCTGCCTGCGTTGATCGACTGCGTGCTGGACGAAACGCCGGTGCCAAAGGCGCTGCGCAGCTTCGAGCCAACGCTCTACTACCCATCCACCCTCCATCTCCTCTCGCTCTCGTTTCTGGCGGAGAACCGGCCGGAGTGCATGCCGTGA
- a CDS encoding cellulose biosynthesis cyclic di-GMP-binding regulatory protein BcsB yields MKRSVILALTALLSAGSASVWAQPAPFDMTPEEDAEPAAPQPSQSPSTGPAETAPEPQNDDPQGGQADSGPVEDPGEPTVVRGGSEAPIDPVTRRYVVPGNALTLSGEVAERRWSVYLTPEQASSAATLQFGYQNSILAAPETSRLSVVLNGTVLAELPPASPDAVADVVLDVPAGLLREGANVLSFASRLRHRTDCTVESTYDLWVEIDPERTFLDFGDEDAMTLRRLDDLRAVGLASDGATRLQIVVPGGSLTQAAGPLVRLSQGLALLAGMPNQSVTINEGDLPPRGAGRLTVLAGPESALSSLLENAEQTRPDGSASPGFVQLPDGRTALLVSGQDWREVGEAVERVVAPTDRPISVERTELSTPNWRTPDTPLVVGESTLRLSDLGVATQEFSGRRFRTEFTVGVPADFYAESYGEASFILDAAYSPAVLPGSHIDIYVNGNIATTVPIGSNEGAVLRNNPVGLTLRHFRPGVNTLAIEAILDTQADEACLPGTTSDDTNRFALFDSSRLVMPNFARISQRPNLAATAGTGYPYNRSPDPVPLILGEISPSALSAASTFLSRLALVAGRPITVETGVSAVNAAAHDALFVGAASRLPAGVLNEIGVSETLRSGWELDQNAPQTSGTQASMEGWSDRVGSRWQQPLLAVDAWLEERFDLSTEMLSLRRRAEGNYVPPAQTSLLVAQGSDPTDERVWTVLTAPDAEALAQGVDTLTRQENWSELTGGVTLYQAGENAFFQVPAQVTSLAPTQPTSLRNLRLVTANWLSENVLFYALLLALVSLVLGIMTTLFTSVLGRRQ; encoded by the coding sequence GTGAAGCGTTCGGTGATCCTGGCGCTGACCGCGCTGCTTTCGGCAGGTTCCGCTTCGGTCTGGGCCCAGCCGGCACCCTTCGATATGACGCCGGAGGAAGACGCCGAGCCCGCGGCACCCCAGCCGTCGCAGTCCCCCTCGACCGGACCGGCCGAGACTGCGCCCGAACCGCAGAATGACGACCCGCAGGGCGGCCAGGCCGATTCCGGCCCCGTGGAGGATCCGGGCGAGCCGACCGTGGTGCGAGGCGGGAGCGAGGCCCCGATCGATCCCGTAACGCGCCGCTACGTGGTGCCCGGAAACGCCCTGACGCTTTCGGGGGAAGTGGCCGAACGCCGCTGGTCGGTCTACCTCACGCCCGAGCAGGCGTCATCGGCCGCGACGCTTCAGTTCGGCTACCAGAACTCCATCCTGGCCGCGCCCGAAACCTCGCGCCTGTCGGTCGTGCTGAACGGCACCGTGCTGGCCGAACTTCCCCCGGCCTCGCCGGATGCGGTCGCCGATGTCGTGCTGGACGTGCCCGCAGGGCTCCTTCGCGAGGGCGCCAACGTCCTCTCCTTTGCCTCCCGGCTGCGCCACCGCACCGACTGCACGGTCGAATCCACCTACGATCTATGGGTCGAGATCGACCCCGAGCGCACCTTCCTCGACTTCGGTGACGAAGACGCGATGACACTGCGGCGGCTCGACGATCTTCGCGCGGTGGGGCTGGCGTCGGACGGCGCCACCAGGCTCCAGATCGTCGTGCCGGGAGGGTCGCTGACCCAGGCGGCCGGCCCTCTCGTGCGCCTCTCGCAGGGTTTGGCCCTTCTGGCTGGCATGCCCAATCAGTCCGTCACCATCAACGAGGGCGATTTGCCGCCGCGCGGAGCGGGCAGGCTCACCGTGCTGGCCGGGCCGGAGAGCGCTCTTTCGTCACTGCTCGAGAACGCGGAACAGACTCGACCCGACGGCTCGGCTTCTCCCGGTTTCGTGCAATTGCCCGACGGGCGGACCGCTCTGCTGGTGAGCGGCCAGGACTGGCGGGAAGTCGGCGAGGCGGTGGAGCGCGTGGTGGCACCCACCGACCGGCCGATCAGCGTCGAACGCACCGAACTTTCCACGCCCAACTGGCGCACGCCCGATACGCCGCTGGTGGTGGGCGAAAGCACGCTGCGCCTCAGCGATCTGGGTGTTGCCACGCAGGAATTCTCCGGCCGCCGCTTCCGCACGGAGTTCACGGTCGGCGTGCCGGCGGACTTCTACGCCGAGTCCTACGGCGAAGCCTCGTTCATCCTCGACGCCGCCTACAGCCCCGCCGTTCTACCCGGCAGCCATATCGACATCTACGTGAACGGCAACATCGCCACCACGGTGCCCATCGGCTCGAACGAGGGCGCGGTGCTTCGCAACAACCCGGTCGGGCTGACGCTGCGCCACTTCCGGCCGGGCGTGAACACTCTGGCCATCGAGGCAATCCTCGACACGCAGGCAGACGAGGCCTGCCTGCCCGGCACCACCTCGGACGACACCAATCGCTTCGCCCTGTTCGACAGCTCGCGTCTGGTGATGCCGAACTTCGCGCGGATCAGCCAGCGCCCCAACCTAGCCGCCACGGCCGGGACGGGCTATCCCTACAATCGCTCGCCCGATCCGGTGCCGCTCATCCTTGGCGAAATCTCGCCGTCGGCCCTGAGCGCGGCGAGCACCTTCCTCTCACGCCTCGCCCTGGTCGCCGGCCGTCCAATCACCGTGGAAACGGGGGTCAGCGCCGTGAACGCGGCTGCGCATGACGCCTTGTTCGTGGGCGCCGCATCGCGGCTGCCGGCTGGCGTCCTCAACGAGATCGGGGTTTCCGAAACGCTCCGTTCGGGCTGGGAGCTCGACCAGAACGCGCCGCAGACCAGCGGCACGCAGGCGTCCATGGAGGGATGGAGCGATCGCGTCGGCAGCAGGTGGCAGCAGCCGCTTCTGGCCGTCGACGCCTGGCTGGAGGAACGGTTCGACCTGTCCACCGAGATGCTTTCCCTGCGCCGGCGTGCCGAGGGCAACTATGTTCCGCCGGCACAGACCTCGCTTCTGGTGGCGCAGGGCAGCGACCCGACCGACGAGCGGGTCTGGACGGTGCTGACCGCGCCCGATGCCGAAGCGCTCGCACAGGGTGTCGATACGCTCACCCGGCAGGAGAACTGGAGCGAGCTGACCGGAGGTGTAACGCTCTATCAGGCCGGCGAGAACGCCTTCTTCCAGGTTCCCGCGCAGGTGACGTCGCTGGCGCCGACTCAGCCGACCTCGCTGCGCAACCTGCGGCTGGTGACGGCCAACTGGCTCTCCGAGAACGTCCTGTTCTACGCACTGCTGCTGGCGCTGGTCTCGCTGGTCCTCGGCATCATGACGACCCTCTTCACCTCCGTTCTAGGACGCCGCCAATGA
- a CDS encoding DEAD/DEAH box helicase has translation MTEEEIRSALSSRTLPPEMAFDALQTISALANDVATQPAARELVIRMLAAKDLLRDDFHPLLDGLIRSVGLIPYADPANAQSLDDHYLMEAHRAPLPDEEDYFFHTLQLQIYRDLVAGRNVVLSATTSVGKSMVVDAVIASGLYNVMAIIVPTIALIDETRRRLGRRFAQTHEVVTHPTQQTDFSRPVIFVLTQERALARKDLDKVEFFVIDEFYKLEIDEKEPERSVDLNLVFARLAGQGAKFYLIGPHVSGVAGIAARYNPVFVPSEFSTVALDIVQFDLPEKGDARKEKLAELCGQLTSPTLVYCQSPPRATSLAEYLLEHGDFGKAASTRAAVEWLRREYPEEWILTKALEHGIGIHHGNVPRAIQQYIIRAFDSGEIKIIICTTTLIEGINTVAENVIIYDRRVENTGFDAFTFRNIAGRAGRMRKYFIGKVFVLEAAPPDETISVEIGVGRQNENTPAALLLELDGEDLAPISRQRILDIESESPLSMETLRLNRHVPLDRQYAVYTHIVRDLLNLEDALVWSGMPKPFQLLKVCEMIHDHFDGYALSRYGITSGMGLKAELDRLRLAKTFRSYIDHRVANRAFFQSVSESVEQALKFMRRYVSYTFPRSLLAISNIQAEVLTRNGRETVGDYSTFASRAASLFMNSSLFALDEYGVPPETTKRLKYAGDGPTTLSEAVDLLFLAAQDPDSDLDPFERSIVEDLMTTMPLRPLIS, from the coding sequence GTGACCGAGGAGGAGATAAGATCGGCACTATCCTCGCGGACACTTCCTCCGGAAATGGCCTTCGACGCGCTTCAAACCATCAGCGCGCTCGCCAACGACGTCGCCACCCAACCGGCCGCGCGGGAACTTGTGATCCGCATGCTTGCCGCAAAGGACTTGTTGCGGGACGACTTCCACCCTCTGCTGGACGGTCTGATCCGTTCCGTTGGCCTGATACCCTATGCCGATCCGGCCAATGCCCAGTCGTTGGACGATCACTACCTCATGGAAGCGCACCGGGCGCCGCTTCCGGACGAAGAAGACTACTTTTTCCACACGCTGCAATTGCAGATCTACCGCGATCTCGTCGCCGGCAGAAACGTGGTGCTGAGCGCCACGACCAGCGTGGGCAAGAGCATGGTGGTGGACGCGGTCATCGCTTCCGGCCTCTACAATGTAATGGCCATAATCGTCCCCACCATCGCCCTGATCGATGAGACCCGACGCCGGCTGGGGCGTCGCTTCGCCCAGACGCATGAAGTCGTAACACACCCGACGCAGCAGACTGACTTCAGCAGACCGGTCATATTCGTCCTCACGCAGGAAAGGGCACTCGCGCGCAAGGATCTGGACAAGGTAGAGTTCTTCGTCATCGACGAATTCTACAAGCTGGAGATCGACGAGAAGGAGCCTGAGCGTTCCGTCGACCTCAATCTGGTCTTCGCGCGCCTCGCCGGTCAAGGTGCGAAATTCTACCTAATAGGGCCACATGTCAGCGGAGTGGCGGGCATCGCAGCGCGTTACAATCCGGTGTTCGTCCCCTCGGAATTCTCGACGGTGGCACTCGACATCGTTCAGTTCGACCTCCCCGAGAAAGGGGATGCGCGCAAGGAAAAGCTCGCCGAGCTATGCGGCCAACTCACCTCCCCCACGCTAGTCTATTGCCAGTCCCCTCCACGCGCGACATCCTTGGCGGAGTACCTGCTTGAGCATGGCGATTTCGGAAAGGCCGCATCCACGCGCGCCGCAGTCGAATGGCTACGACGCGAGTATCCAGAGGAATGGATCCTCACGAAAGCGCTGGAGCATGGAATCGGGATACACCATGGCAACGTGCCACGGGCGATCCAACAATACATCATTCGCGCCTTCGACTCCGGCGAGATCAAGATCATCATCTGCACGACCACTCTCATCGAGGGCATCAACACGGTCGCGGAGAATGTCATCATATACGATCGGCGAGTCGAGAACACAGGCTTCGACGCCTTCACCTTCCGCAACATCGCAGGCCGAGCCGGCCGCATGCGCAAGTATTTCATCGGCAAGGTCTTCGTCCTCGAAGCCGCACCGCCGGATGAGACGATATCCGTGGAGATCGGTGTCGGCCGGCAGAACGAGAACACACCAGCCGCATTACTGCTGGAGCTGGATGGCGAGGATCTCGCGCCGATCTCAAGACAGCGCATCCTGGACATCGAAAGTGAAAGCCCTCTTTCGATGGAGACCCTTCGATTGAATCGGCATGTTCCCCTCGACCGACAGTATGCCGTTTACACGCATATCGTCCGCGACCTACTCAATTTGGAGGACGCCCTCGTGTGGTCGGGCATGCCTAAGCCCTTCCAGCTGCTGAAGGTGTGCGAGATGATCCACGATCATTTCGATGGTTATGCCCTGAGTCGCTACGGCATCACGTCCGGAATGGGGTTGAAGGCCGAACTGGATCGATTGCGGCTTGCGAAGACGTTCAGGTCCTACATAGACCACAGGGTCGCAAACCGTGCCTTCTTCCAATCTGTGAGCGAATCAGTCGAACAGGCCCTCAAATTTATGCGGCGCTACGTCTCCTACACATTCCCCCGAAGCCTGCTTGCGATCAGTAACATCCAGGCCGAGGTTCTGACGCGGAACGGACGGGAGACGGTTGGCGACTATTCGACATTCGCATCCAGGGCCGCGAGCCTTTTCATGAACTCCAGTCTTTTCGCACTCGACGAATACGGAGTGCCCCCGGAAACCACCAAACGGCTGAAATATGCAGGAGATGGTCCAACGACGCTCAGCGAGGCAGTCGATCTTCTGTTCCTGGCGGCTCAGGATCCCGACTCCGACCTCGATCCGTTCGAACGCTCCATTGTAGAAGACCTGATGACGACGATGCCGCTAAGGCCGCTGATCTCCTAG
- a CDS encoding cellulose synthase: MRYFAQQGDTRRLQTEIARLQALYPDWTPPENPLAVPQAGDPELDLMWSTYARGEFAQVRELIAARQERDPDWTVPTDLLERLGVAEARLRLVNASNLQQYETVIRVAARTPSLLTCSEVDILWRLARAFAETERPERAQDAYGYVLSNCDDEGERLATIQMAQRDLDRGRLDQLLALERTNADGTGEFASLRFDLAKEALAAAGAEETGASVSVSPQDLDRVREAAEAEGAASDAQLLGWYYLRRNQPQDAETWFRRAQLVEPSSSSAQGLALALIALSEPAQAEAVARPYAQDTEGGQAVYVAASANLLAVDPPVFVDPATLGAMASAVAAQRDANAAQQFGWYSYSLNQFETAAQWFQTSLAWDPSVEPAAFGLALTRQRLGQTDAVSAIQVQWAGRSPRIAAVGRPGSVPVDGRPPLAAPAPNAYAVSAPTSAPTPPLGTASAAATTQAPSTTTTLVQAPLAYSPALSPASPMVAPAAPPAAAPQAPVQVVRQIPMSNGTAAASQPALQPAAQPAPAQTPPPMTVVTIRPTRPAADPAPARAAPAQTAGSTAGCRSSVDPRTFSPEGALDRGWCLMQIDRPLEAAPAFEVALLSRSAQTRQDAAYGQSLAYLRAGLSDRAAVSASKAPQSRDRQLELETAILTDQATSAWESNRPRETLLALEQRSAIAADRLDLMVLQGYAYLELRRYADAEKVFSALSRAGSREGARGLNAVRAARGEFLSGG, encoded by the coding sequence TTGCGCTACTTCGCCCAGCAGGGCGATACCCGCCGCCTGCAAACCGAGATTGCGCGGCTGCAGGCGCTCTATCCGGACTGGACTCCGCCTGAAAACCCGCTGGCGGTGCCTCAGGCCGGCGATCCCGAGCTCGACCTGATGTGGTCGACCTACGCGCGGGGCGAATTCGCCCAGGTGCGCGAACTCATCGCCGCCCGGCAGGAGCGCGATCCCGATTGGACCGTGCCGACCGATCTTCTCGAGCGGCTCGGGGTGGCGGAGGCGCGACTGCGTCTGGTGAACGCCTCGAACCTGCAGCAATACGAAACGGTCATTCGGGTCGCGGCGCGGACGCCCAGCCTGCTCACCTGTTCGGAGGTCGACATCTTGTGGCGTCTGGCTCGGGCCTTCGCCGAGACCGAGCGGCCGGAGCGCGCGCAGGACGCCTATGGCTACGTGCTGTCCAACTGCGACGACGAGGGCGAGCGGCTGGCGACCATCCAGATGGCGCAGCGCGATCTCGACCGCGGCCGGCTCGACCAACTGCTGGCGCTGGAGCGTACGAATGCGGACGGAACAGGCGAGTTTGCCTCCCTTCGCTTCGACCTGGCAAAAGAGGCGCTGGCCGCTGCCGGCGCCGAGGAGACGGGCGCCTCGGTGTCCGTTTCGCCGCAGGATCTCGATCGCGTCCGCGAAGCGGCGGAAGCCGAGGGTGCCGCATCCGATGCGCAGCTTCTTGGCTGGTACTATCTGCGACGCAACCAGCCGCAGGATGCCGAAACCTGGTTCCGCCGCGCGCAGCTGGTGGAGCCTTCCTCGTCCTCGGCCCAGGGGCTGGCGCTTGCGTTGATCGCTCTTTCCGAGCCTGCGCAGGCCGAAGCCGTGGCGCGCCCCTATGCGCAGGATACCGAAGGCGGCCAGGCCGTATACGTGGCGGCCAGTGCCAACCTCCTGGCCGTCGACCCGCCCGTCTTCGTGGACCCGGCGACCCTGGGTGCGATGGCCAGCGCCGTGGCCGCGCAGCGCGACGCCAACGCCGCGCAACAGTTCGGTTGGTACTCGTACTCGCTGAACCAGTTCGAGACGGCCGCGCAGTGGTTCCAGACATCGCTGGCCTGGGACCCGAGTGTCGAACCGGCCGCTTTCGGGCTGGCCCTAACGCGCCAGCGCCTCGGCCAGACGGATGCCGTGAGCGCGATCCAGGTCCAGTGGGCCGGACGCTCGCCGCGCATCGCCGCGGTCGGCCGGCCCGGCTCCGTGCCGGTGGACGGTCGCCCGCCTCTGGCCGCCCCCGCGCCCAACGCCTACGCCGTCAGCGCGCCGACCTCCGCGCCGACTCCACCACTGGGCACCGCATCGGCGGCCGCGACGACCCAGGCGCCTTCCACGACCACGACGCTGGTCCAGGCCCCGCTGGCCTATTCGCCGGCCCTTTCCCCGGCTTCCCCGATGGTTGCGCCCGCCGCGCCGCCGGCGGCTGCCCCACAGGCACCCGTACAGGTCGTGCGGCAGATCCCGATGAGCAATGGCACCGCGGCCGCATCGCAGCCCGCCCTCCAGCCCGCCGCGCAGCCGGCCCCGGCACAAACGCCGCCGCCGATGACCGTAGTCACCATTCGCCCGACCCGCCCCGCCGCGGATCCGGCGCCCGCTCGGGCCGCGCCCGCCCAAACGGCCGGCTCCACGGCGGGCTGCCGCAGTTCGGTCGATCCGCGAACCTTCTCGCCGGAAGGTGCCTTGGACCGGGGTTGGTGTCTGATGCAGATCGACCGGCCGCTGGAAGCCGCTCCCGCCTTCGAGGTGGCGCTGCTGTCGCGTTCGGCGCAGACCCGGCAGGACGCAGCGTATGGACAGAGCCTCGCCTATCTGCGCGCCGGCCTGTCGGACAGGGCCGCGGTCAGCGCTAGCAAGGCGCCGCAGAGCCGCGACCGGCAGCTCGAGCTCGAGACTGCGATCCTCACCGATCAGGCAACCAGCGCTTGGGAATCCAATCGGCCGCGCGAGACGCTTCTTGCCCTCGAGCAGCGCTCGGCCATTGCGGCAGATCGGCTCGATCTGATGGTGCTGCAGGGCTACGCCTATCTCGAACTGCGCCGCTATGCGGATGCGGAAAAGGTGTTCTCGGCCCTGTCGCGGGCCGGCAGCCGGGAAGGCGCCCGGGGCCTGAACGCCGTGCGCGCGGCGCGCGGCGAGTTTCTTTCGGGCGGCTAG